From the genome of Globicephala melas chromosome 11, mGloMel1.2, whole genome shotgun sequence, one region includes:
- the CFAP100 gene encoding cilia- and flagella-associated protein 100 isoform X1: MSKVLPPLVSKGISFNKKSPESVDNSSSSVIEEKKKHGEKTKGSAIVPDQSANPFHVSGDLDFFLLRHQERNKSLSDREQKKKQRVHEKMTYSSNVAAKHASLRRELQLEDEVAEQGARAEQLRIFHEQTAWKLSMTRERKMEPDDIHSYITQKRQTFLLQYALDMKRNEIQRLERLAAKEEAKLERAEKFLEKDAARFEEFLRENDRSSLQALRAAEKETRAKMETILEIRDLTNQITIVKSEISKFEDTLQRYKIYKDFLYKLSPKEWLEGQERKRSSLTSTREAVEASEENVLFSTLGDKGPEIKGQTDLRGMWLPQVGGALLRAGADGQPSSASSRGAGPREGHQAPAGAAAEAGPAQHCQPPGGPPAQWAWQAGPQGLFHPPRAGGPRQRRGGQCPLWAGAAGAGPAPSSSSTWLWLQELQLYFTEPQQLLDVFVNLEEQNLLLVQNTQEMEEALEELSFTLKNTQIRMEREVSQLKQWISTLMMSVAREEETAAELELKARIFHFGEYKGDQEDKLLESLNRKVLDVYQHCVGSQQESSLGTVKMLATIEHQLNELLENLERVPQVRVEQAEKAKEKERHLRLREEKLMLQKQLQEERVQRARARAQAEVKKKVGEVALGRRRGPGGVMACSPPGSPPFADALAEVLGGRWASRAGSGWSKFSRSRPAAPPAPRDLLPLGALPALPGCGPSAQSAGAHSSAPTPGSHLCFSQTTGQGHHPSVRAPQQLRPPPQQVGWSGLWPPAPASGCVVPKAGLSIHTAPRTNEDTAGSPVILAAGETGPSAWRFP, translated from the exons GGTCTGCGATTGTTCCTGACCAGTCAGCTAATCCTTTCCATGTGTCTGGGGACCTGGATTTCTTCTTGCTCAGACACCAGGAGCGGAATAAGTCTCTATCA GATCGGGAGCAGAAGAAGAAGCAGCGGGTGCACGAGAAGATGACCTACTCGTCCAACGTGGCGGCCAAGCACGCCAGCCTGCGGCGCGAGCTGCAGCTGGAGGACGAGGTGGCGGAGCAGGGGGCGCGTGCAGAGCAGCTACGCATCTTCCACGAGCAAACGGCCTGGAAGCTCTCCATGACCCGAG AAAGGAAGATGGAACCTGATGACATACACAGCTACATCACCCAGAAGCGGCAAACATTCCTCCTCCAG TACGCCCTGGATATGAAGCGGAACGAGATCCAGCGGCTGGAGAGGCTGGCGGCCAAGGAGGAGGCCAAGCTGGAGCGGGCGGAGAAGTTTCTGGAGAAGGACGCTGCTCGATTTGAAGAGTTCCTCAGGGAAAACGACCGCAGCTCCCTGCAGGCCCTGAGAGC ggctgaGAAGGAGACCAGAGCGAAGATGGAGACGATCCTGGAGATCCGCGATCTGACCAACCAGATCACGATCGTCAAGAG TGAAATCTCCAAATTTGAAGACACTCTGCAGCGTTACAAGATCTACAAGGATTTCCTGTACAAGCTGTCGCCCAAGGAGTGGCTGGAGGGACAGGAGAGAAAGCGCTCATCTCTCACAAGCACCAGGGAGGCGGTCGAGGCCTCCGAGGAGAACGTGCTGTTCTCTACACTCGGGGACAAAG GACCAGAGATCAAGGGCCAGACAGATCTCAGAGGTATGTGGCTGCCCCAGGTTGGAGGGGCCCTGCTCCGGGCTGGGGCAGATGGACAgccctcctctgcttcctccagaGGAGCAGGGCCCAGAGAAGGCCACCAAGCTCCTGCAGGTGCCGCAGCTGAGGCAGGACCGGCCCAGCACTGTCAGCCACCAGGGGGGCCCCCGGCCCAGTGGGCCTGGCAGGCTGGGCCCCAG GGCCTGTTCCACCCTCCCCGTGCAGGAGGACCCAGACAGCGACGGGGAGGTCAGTGCCCGCTCTGGGCGGGGGCCGCAGGAGCCGGGCCCGCGCCGTCCAGCAGCTCCACGTGGCTCTGGTTGCAGGAGCTGCAGCTGTACTTCACGGAGCCCCAGCAGCTCCTGGATGTCTTCGTGAACCTGGAAGAGCAGAACCTCTTACTGGTCCAGAACACCCAGGAGATGGAGGAGGCCTTGGAAGAGCTGAGCTTCACCCTGAAAAACACCCAGATCCGCAT GGAGCGGGAGGTCAGCCAACTGAAGCAGTGGATCAGCACGCTGATGATGTCCGTCGCCAGGGAGGAGGAGACAGCCGCGGAGCTGGAGCTCAAAGCTCGCATATTCCATTTCGGCGAGTACAAGGGTGATCAGGAG GACAAGCTGCTGGAGAGCCTGAACCGCAAGGTGCTGGACGTGTACCAGCACTGTGTCGGCAGCCAGCAGGAGTCCAGCCTGGGCACCGTGAAGATGCTGGCCACCATCGAGCACCAGCTGAACGAGCTGCTCGAGAACCTGGAGCGGGTGCCCCAGGTGAGGGTCGAGCAGGCCGAGAAAGCCAAGGAGAAGGAGCGCCATTTGAG ACTCCGGGAAGAGAAGCTAATGCTGCAGAAGCAACTGCAGGAGGAACGTGTACAGCGGGCCCGGGCCCGGGCCCAGGCCGAGGTCAAGAAGAAGGTGGGCGAGGTGGCCCTGGGGAGGCGCCGGGGCCCGGGAGGGGTGATGGCCTGCAGCCCCCCCGGCTCGCCCCCTTTTGCAGATGCTCTTGCTGAGGTCCTCGGGGGCAGATGGGCCAGCAGAGCGGGGTCAGGGTGGAGCAAGTTCTCCCGTTCCAGGCCCGCCGCCCCACCTGCCCCTCGGGACCTGCTTCCTCTGGgagccctcccagccctgcccggctGCGGGCCCTCCGCCCAGAGCGCTGGCGCCCACagctcagcccccaccccagggtCCCACCTATGTTTCAGCCAGACCACAGGCCAAGGTCATCATCCCTCAGTAAGGGCCCCCCAACAGCTGCGTCCTCCACCACAGCAAGTGGGCTGGAGTGGCCTCTGGCCTCCGGCCCCGGCGTCAGGATGCGTGGTCCCTAAAGCAGGCCTGAGCATCCACACGGCCCCAAGGACAAACGAGGACACTGCGGGGTCTCCCGTAATCCTCGCGGCAGGAGAGACGGGCCCTTCAGCCTGGCGTTTCCCCTGA
- the CFAP100 gene encoding cilia- and flagella-associated protein 100 isoform X8, with protein sequence MSKVLPPLVSKGISFNKKSPESVDNSSSSVIEEKKKHGEKTKGSAIVPDQSANPFHVSGDLDFFLLRHQERNKSLSDREQKKKQRVHEKMTYSSNVAAKHASLRRELQLEDEVAEQGARAEQLRIFHEQTAWKLSMTRERKMEPDDIHSYITQKRQTFLLQYALDMKRNEIQRLERLAAKEEAKLERAEKFLEKDAARFEEFLRENDRSSLQALRAAEKETRAKMETILEIRDLTNQITIVKREREVSQLKQWISTLMMSVAREEETAAELELKARIFHFGEYKGDQEDKLLESLNRKVLDVYQHCVGSQQESSLGTVKMLATIEHQLNELLENLERVPQVRVEQAEKAKEKERHLRLREEKLMLQKQLQEERVQRARARAQAEVKKKVGEVALGRRRGPGGVMACSPPGSPPFADALAEVLGGRWASRAGSGWSKFSRSRPAAPPAPRDLLPLGALPALPGCGPSAQSAGAHSSAPTPGSHLCFSQTTGQGHHPSVRAPQQLRPPPQQVGWSGLWPPAPASGCVVPKAGLSIHTAPRTNEDTAGSPVILAAGETGPSAWRFP encoded by the exons GGTCTGCGATTGTTCCTGACCAGTCAGCTAATCCTTTCCATGTGTCTGGGGACCTGGATTTCTTCTTGCTCAGACACCAGGAGCGGAATAAGTCTCTATCA GATCGGGAGCAGAAGAAGAAGCAGCGGGTGCACGAGAAGATGACCTACTCGTCCAACGTGGCGGCCAAGCACGCCAGCCTGCGGCGCGAGCTGCAGCTGGAGGACGAGGTGGCGGAGCAGGGGGCGCGTGCAGAGCAGCTACGCATCTTCCACGAGCAAACGGCCTGGAAGCTCTCCATGACCCGAG AAAGGAAGATGGAACCTGATGACATACACAGCTACATCACCCAGAAGCGGCAAACATTCCTCCTCCAG TACGCCCTGGATATGAAGCGGAACGAGATCCAGCGGCTGGAGAGGCTGGCGGCCAAGGAGGAGGCCAAGCTGGAGCGGGCGGAGAAGTTTCTGGAGAAGGACGCTGCTCGATTTGAAGAGTTCCTCAGGGAAAACGACCGCAGCTCCCTGCAGGCCCTGAGAGC ggctgaGAAGGAGACCAGAGCGAAGATGGAGACGATCCTGGAGATCCGCGATCTGACCAACCAGATCACGATCGTCAAGAG GGAGCGGGAGGTCAGCCAACTGAAGCAGTGGATCAGCACGCTGATGATGTCCGTCGCCAGGGAGGAGGAGACAGCCGCGGAGCTGGAGCTCAAAGCTCGCATATTCCATTTCGGCGAGTACAAGGGTGATCAGGAG GACAAGCTGCTGGAGAGCCTGAACCGCAAGGTGCTGGACGTGTACCAGCACTGTGTCGGCAGCCAGCAGGAGTCCAGCCTGGGCACCGTGAAGATGCTGGCCACCATCGAGCACCAGCTGAACGAGCTGCTCGAGAACCTGGAGCGGGTGCCCCAGGTGAGGGTCGAGCAGGCCGAGAAAGCCAAGGAGAAGGAGCGCCATTTGAG ACTCCGGGAAGAGAAGCTAATGCTGCAGAAGCAACTGCAGGAGGAACGTGTACAGCGGGCCCGGGCCCGGGCCCAGGCCGAGGTCAAGAAGAAGGTGGGCGAGGTGGCCCTGGGGAGGCGCCGGGGCCCGGGAGGGGTGATGGCCTGCAGCCCCCCCGGCTCGCCCCCTTTTGCAGATGCTCTTGCTGAGGTCCTCGGGGGCAGATGGGCCAGCAGAGCGGGGTCAGGGTGGAGCAAGTTCTCCCGTTCCAGGCCCGCCGCCCCACCTGCCCCTCGGGACCTGCTTCCTCTGGgagccctcccagccctgcccggctGCGGGCCCTCCGCCCAGAGCGCTGGCGCCCACagctcagcccccaccccagggtCCCACCTATGTTTCAGCCAGACCACAGGCCAAGGTCATCATCCCTCAGTAAGGGCCCCCCAACAGCTGCGTCCTCCACCACAGCAAGTGGGCTGGAGTGGCCTCTGGCCTCCGGCCCCGGCGTCAGGATGCGTGGTCCCTAAAGCAGGCCTGAGCATCCACACGGCCCCAAGGACAAACGAGGACACTGCGGGGTCTCCCGTAATCCTCGCGGCAGGAGAGACGGGCCCTTCAGCCTGGCGTTTCCCCTGA
- the CFAP100 gene encoding cilia- and flagella-associated protein 100 isoform X3, which produces MSKVLPPLVSKGISFNKKSPESVDNSSSSVIEEKKKHGEKTKGSAIVPDQSANPFHVSGDLDFFLLRHQERNKSLSDREQKKKQRVHEKMTYSSNVAAKHASLRRELQLEDEVAEQGARAEQLRIFHEQTAWKLSMTRERKMEPDDIHSYITQKRQTFLLQYALDMKRNEIQRLERLAAKEEAKLERAEKFLEKDAARFEEFLRENDRSSLQALRAAEKETRAKMETILEIRDLTNQITIVKSEISKFEDTLQRYKIYKDFLYKLSPKEWLEGQERKRSSLTSTREAVEASEENVLFSTLGDKGPEIKGQTDLREEQGPEKATKLLQEDPDSDGEELQLYFTEPQQLLDVFVNLEEQNLLLVQNTQEMEEALEELSFTLKNTQIRMEREVSQLKQWISTLMMSVAREEETAAELELKARIFHFGEYKGDQEDKLLESLNRKVLDVYQHCVGSQQESSLGTVKMLATIEHQLNELLENLERVPQVRVEQAEKAKEKERHLRLREEKLMLQKQLQEERVQRARARAQAEVKKKVGEVALGRRRGPGGVMACSPPGSPPFADALAEVLGGRWASRAGSGWSKFSRSRPAAPPAPRDLLPLGALPALPGCGPSAQSAGAHSSAPTPGSHLCFSQTTGQGHHPSVRAPQQLRPPPQQVGWSGLWPPAPASGCVVPKAGLSIHTAPRTNEDTAGSPVILAAGETGPSAWRFP; this is translated from the exons GGTCTGCGATTGTTCCTGACCAGTCAGCTAATCCTTTCCATGTGTCTGGGGACCTGGATTTCTTCTTGCTCAGACACCAGGAGCGGAATAAGTCTCTATCA GATCGGGAGCAGAAGAAGAAGCAGCGGGTGCACGAGAAGATGACCTACTCGTCCAACGTGGCGGCCAAGCACGCCAGCCTGCGGCGCGAGCTGCAGCTGGAGGACGAGGTGGCGGAGCAGGGGGCGCGTGCAGAGCAGCTACGCATCTTCCACGAGCAAACGGCCTGGAAGCTCTCCATGACCCGAG AAAGGAAGATGGAACCTGATGACATACACAGCTACATCACCCAGAAGCGGCAAACATTCCTCCTCCAG TACGCCCTGGATATGAAGCGGAACGAGATCCAGCGGCTGGAGAGGCTGGCGGCCAAGGAGGAGGCCAAGCTGGAGCGGGCGGAGAAGTTTCTGGAGAAGGACGCTGCTCGATTTGAAGAGTTCCTCAGGGAAAACGACCGCAGCTCCCTGCAGGCCCTGAGAGC ggctgaGAAGGAGACCAGAGCGAAGATGGAGACGATCCTGGAGATCCGCGATCTGACCAACCAGATCACGATCGTCAAGAG TGAAATCTCCAAATTTGAAGACACTCTGCAGCGTTACAAGATCTACAAGGATTTCCTGTACAAGCTGTCGCCCAAGGAGTGGCTGGAGGGACAGGAGAGAAAGCGCTCATCTCTCACAAGCACCAGGGAGGCGGTCGAGGCCTCCGAGGAGAACGTGCTGTTCTCTACACTCGGGGACAAAG GACCAGAGATCAAGGGCCAGACAGATCTCAGAG aGGAGCAGGGCCCAGAGAAGGCCACCAAGCTCCTGCAG GAGGACCCAGACAGCGACGGGGAG GAGCTGCAGCTGTACTTCACGGAGCCCCAGCAGCTCCTGGATGTCTTCGTGAACCTGGAAGAGCAGAACCTCTTACTGGTCCAGAACACCCAGGAGATGGAGGAGGCCTTGGAAGAGCTGAGCTTCACCCTGAAAAACACCCAGATCCGCAT GGAGCGGGAGGTCAGCCAACTGAAGCAGTGGATCAGCACGCTGATGATGTCCGTCGCCAGGGAGGAGGAGACAGCCGCGGAGCTGGAGCTCAAAGCTCGCATATTCCATTTCGGCGAGTACAAGGGTGATCAGGAG GACAAGCTGCTGGAGAGCCTGAACCGCAAGGTGCTGGACGTGTACCAGCACTGTGTCGGCAGCCAGCAGGAGTCCAGCCTGGGCACCGTGAAGATGCTGGCCACCATCGAGCACCAGCTGAACGAGCTGCTCGAGAACCTGGAGCGGGTGCCCCAGGTGAGGGTCGAGCAGGCCGAGAAAGCCAAGGAGAAGGAGCGCCATTTGAG ACTCCGGGAAGAGAAGCTAATGCTGCAGAAGCAACTGCAGGAGGAACGTGTACAGCGGGCCCGGGCCCGGGCCCAGGCCGAGGTCAAGAAGAAGGTGGGCGAGGTGGCCCTGGGGAGGCGCCGGGGCCCGGGAGGGGTGATGGCCTGCAGCCCCCCCGGCTCGCCCCCTTTTGCAGATGCTCTTGCTGAGGTCCTCGGGGGCAGATGGGCCAGCAGAGCGGGGTCAGGGTGGAGCAAGTTCTCCCGTTCCAGGCCCGCCGCCCCACCTGCCCCTCGGGACCTGCTTCCTCTGGgagccctcccagccctgcccggctGCGGGCCCTCCGCCCAGAGCGCTGGCGCCCACagctcagcccccaccccagggtCCCACCTATGTTTCAGCCAGACCACAGGCCAAGGTCATCATCCCTCAGTAAGGGCCCCCCAACAGCTGCGTCCTCCACCACAGCAAGTGGGCTGGAGTGGCCTCTGGCCTCCGGCCCCGGCGTCAGGATGCGTGGTCCCTAAAGCAGGCCTGAGCATCCACACGGCCCCAAGGACAAACGAGGACACTGCGGGGTCTCCCGTAATCCTCGCGGCAGGAGAGACGGGCCCTTCAGCCTGGCGTTTCCCCTGA
- the CFAP100 gene encoding cilia- and flagella-associated protein 100 isoform X4, protein MSKVLPPLVSKGISFNKRKMEPDDIHSYITQKRQTFLLQYALDMKRNEIQRLERLAAKEEAKLERAEKFLEKDAARFEEFLRENDRSSLQALRAAEKETRAKMETILEIRDLTNQITIVKSEISKFEDTLQRYKIYKDFLYKLSPKEWLEGQERKRSSLTSTREAVEASEENVLFSTLGDKGPEIKGQTDLRGMWLPQVGGALLRAGADGQPSSASSRGAGPREGHQAPAGAAAEAGPAQHCQPPGGPPAQWAWQAGPQGLFHPPRAGGPRQRRGGQCPLWAGAAGAGPAPSSSSTWLWLQELQLYFTEPQQLLDVFVNLEEQNLLLVQNTQEMEEALEELSFTLKNTQIRMEREVSQLKQWISTLMMSVAREEETAAELELKARIFHFGEYKGDQEDKLLESLNRKVLDVYQHCVGSQQESSLGTVKMLATIEHQLNELLENLERVPQVRVEQAEKAKEKERHLRLREEKLMLQKQLQEERVQRARARAQAEVKKKVGEVALGRRRGPGGVMACSPPGSPPFADALAEVLGGRWASRAGSGWSKFSRSRPAAPPAPRDLLPLGALPALPGCGPSAQSAGAHSSAPTPGSHLCFSQTTGQGHHPSVRAPQQLRPPPQQVGWSGLWPPAPASGCVVPKAGLSIHTAPRTNEDTAGSPVILAAGETGPSAWRFP, encoded by the exons AAAGGAAGATGGAACCTGATGACATACACAGCTACATCACCCAGAAGCGGCAAACATTCCTCCTCCAG TACGCCCTGGATATGAAGCGGAACGAGATCCAGCGGCTGGAGAGGCTGGCGGCCAAGGAGGAGGCCAAGCTGGAGCGGGCGGAGAAGTTTCTGGAGAAGGACGCTGCTCGATTTGAAGAGTTCCTCAGGGAAAACGACCGCAGCTCCCTGCAGGCCCTGAGAGC ggctgaGAAGGAGACCAGAGCGAAGATGGAGACGATCCTGGAGATCCGCGATCTGACCAACCAGATCACGATCGTCAAGAG TGAAATCTCCAAATTTGAAGACACTCTGCAGCGTTACAAGATCTACAAGGATTTCCTGTACAAGCTGTCGCCCAAGGAGTGGCTGGAGGGACAGGAGAGAAAGCGCTCATCTCTCACAAGCACCAGGGAGGCGGTCGAGGCCTCCGAGGAGAACGTGCTGTTCTCTACACTCGGGGACAAAG GACCAGAGATCAAGGGCCAGACAGATCTCAGAGGTATGTGGCTGCCCCAGGTTGGAGGGGCCCTGCTCCGGGCTGGGGCAGATGGACAgccctcctctgcttcctccagaGGAGCAGGGCCCAGAGAAGGCCACCAAGCTCCTGCAGGTGCCGCAGCTGAGGCAGGACCGGCCCAGCACTGTCAGCCACCAGGGGGGCCCCCGGCCCAGTGGGCCTGGCAGGCTGGGCCCCAG GGCCTGTTCCACCCTCCCCGTGCAGGAGGACCCAGACAGCGACGGGGAGGTCAGTGCCCGCTCTGGGCGGGGGCCGCAGGAGCCGGGCCCGCGCCGTCCAGCAGCTCCACGTGGCTCTGGTTGCAGGAGCTGCAGCTGTACTTCACGGAGCCCCAGCAGCTCCTGGATGTCTTCGTGAACCTGGAAGAGCAGAACCTCTTACTGGTCCAGAACACCCAGGAGATGGAGGAGGCCTTGGAAGAGCTGAGCTTCACCCTGAAAAACACCCAGATCCGCAT GGAGCGGGAGGTCAGCCAACTGAAGCAGTGGATCAGCACGCTGATGATGTCCGTCGCCAGGGAGGAGGAGACAGCCGCGGAGCTGGAGCTCAAAGCTCGCATATTCCATTTCGGCGAGTACAAGGGTGATCAGGAG GACAAGCTGCTGGAGAGCCTGAACCGCAAGGTGCTGGACGTGTACCAGCACTGTGTCGGCAGCCAGCAGGAGTCCAGCCTGGGCACCGTGAAGATGCTGGCCACCATCGAGCACCAGCTGAACGAGCTGCTCGAGAACCTGGAGCGGGTGCCCCAGGTGAGGGTCGAGCAGGCCGAGAAAGCCAAGGAGAAGGAGCGCCATTTGAG ACTCCGGGAAGAGAAGCTAATGCTGCAGAAGCAACTGCAGGAGGAACGTGTACAGCGGGCCCGGGCCCGGGCCCAGGCCGAGGTCAAGAAGAAGGTGGGCGAGGTGGCCCTGGGGAGGCGCCGGGGCCCGGGAGGGGTGATGGCCTGCAGCCCCCCCGGCTCGCCCCCTTTTGCAGATGCTCTTGCTGAGGTCCTCGGGGGCAGATGGGCCAGCAGAGCGGGGTCAGGGTGGAGCAAGTTCTCCCGTTCCAGGCCCGCCGCCCCACCTGCCCCTCGGGACCTGCTTCCTCTGGgagccctcccagccctgcccggctGCGGGCCCTCCGCCCAGAGCGCTGGCGCCCACagctcagcccccaccccagggtCCCACCTATGTTTCAGCCAGACCACAGGCCAAGGTCATCATCCCTCAGTAAGGGCCCCCCAACAGCTGCGTCCTCCACCACAGCAAGTGGGCTGGAGTGGCCTCTGGCCTCCGGCCCCGGCGTCAGGATGCGTGGTCCCTAAAGCAGGCCTGAGCATCCACACGGCCCCAAGGACAAACGAGGACACTGCGGGGTCTCCCGTAATCCTCGCGGCAGGAGAGACGGGCCCTTCAGCCTGGCGTTTCCCCTGA
- the CFAP100 gene encoding cilia- and flagella-associated protein 100 isoform X2 yields MSKVLPPLVSKGISFNKKSPESVDNSSSSVIEEKKKHGEKTKGSAIVPDQSANPFHVSGDLDFFLLRHQERNKSLSDREQKKKQRVHEKMTYSSNVAAKHASLRRELQLEDEVAEQGARAEQLRIFHEQTAWKLSMTRERKMEPDDIHSYITQKRQTFLLQYALDMKRNEIQRLERLAAKEEAKLERAEKFLEKDAARFEEFLRENDRSSLQALRAAEKETRAKMETILEIRDLTNQITIVKSEISKFEDTLQRYKIYKDFLYKLSPKEWLEGQERKRSSLTSTREAVEASEENVLFSTLGDKGPEIKGQTDLREEQGPEKATKLLQVPQLRQDRPSTVSHQGGPRPSGPGRLGPRACSTLPVQEDPDSDGEELQLYFTEPQQLLDVFVNLEEQNLLLVQNTQEMEEALEELSFTLKNTQIRMEREVSQLKQWISTLMMSVAREEETAAELELKARIFHFGEYKGDQEDKLLESLNRKVLDVYQHCVGSQQESSLGTVKMLATIEHQLNELLENLERVPQVRVEQAEKAKEKERHLRLREEKLMLQKQLQEERVQRARARAQAEVKKKVGEVALGRRRGPGGVMACSPPGSPPFADALAEVLGGRWASRAGSGWSKFSRSRPAAPPAPRDLLPLGALPALPGCGPSAQSAGAHSSAPTPGSHLCFSQTTGQGHHPSVRAPQQLRPPPQQVGWSGLWPPAPASGCVVPKAGLSIHTAPRTNEDTAGSPVILAAGETGPSAWRFP; encoded by the exons GGTCTGCGATTGTTCCTGACCAGTCAGCTAATCCTTTCCATGTGTCTGGGGACCTGGATTTCTTCTTGCTCAGACACCAGGAGCGGAATAAGTCTCTATCA GATCGGGAGCAGAAGAAGAAGCAGCGGGTGCACGAGAAGATGACCTACTCGTCCAACGTGGCGGCCAAGCACGCCAGCCTGCGGCGCGAGCTGCAGCTGGAGGACGAGGTGGCGGAGCAGGGGGCGCGTGCAGAGCAGCTACGCATCTTCCACGAGCAAACGGCCTGGAAGCTCTCCATGACCCGAG AAAGGAAGATGGAACCTGATGACATACACAGCTACATCACCCAGAAGCGGCAAACATTCCTCCTCCAG TACGCCCTGGATATGAAGCGGAACGAGATCCAGCGGCTGGAGAGGCTGGCGGCCAAGGAGGAGGCCAAGCTGGAGCGGGCGGAGAAGTTTCTGGAGAAGGACGCTGCTCGATTTGAAGAGTTCCTCAGGGAAAACGACCGCAGCTCCCTGCAGGCCCTGAGAGC ggctgaGAAGGAGACCAGAGCGAAGATGGAGACGATCCTGGAGATCCGCGATCTGACCAACCAGATCACGATCGTCAAGAG TGAAATCTCCAAATTTGAAGACACTCTGCAGCGTTACAAGATCTACAAGGATTTCCTGTACAAGCTGTCGCCCAAGGAGTGGCTGGAGGGACAGGAGAGAAAGCGCTCATCTCTCACAAGCACCAGGGAGGCGGTCGAGGCCTCCGAGGAGAACGTGCTGTTCTCTACACTCGGGGACAAAG GACCAGAGATCAAGGGCCAGACAGATCTCAGAG aGGAGCAGGGCCCAGAGAAGGCCACCAAGCTCCTGCAGGTGCCGCAGCTGAGGCAGGACCGGCCCAGCACTGTCAGCCACCAGGGGGGCCCCCGGCCCAGTGGGCCTGGCAGGCTGGGCCCCAG GGCCTGTTCCACCCTCCCCGTGCAGGAGGACCCAGACAGCGACGGGGAG GAGCTGCAGCTGTACTTCACGGAGCCCCAGCAGCTCCTGGATGTCTTCGTGAACCTGGAAGAGCAGAACCTCTTACTGGTCCAGAACACCCAGGAGATGGAGGAGGCCTTGGAAGAGCTGAGCTTCACCCTGAAAAACACCCAGATCCGCAT GGAGCGGGAGGTCAGCCAACTGAAGCAGTGGATCAGCACGCTGATGATGTCCGTCGCCAGGGAGGAGGAGACAGCCGCGGAGCTGGAGCTCAAAGCTCGCATATTCCATTTCGGCGAGTACAAGGGTGATCAGGAG GACAAGCTGCTGGAGAGCCTGAACCGCAAGGTGCTGGACGTGTACCAGCACTGTGTCGGCAGCCAGCAGGAGTCCAGCCTGGGCACCGTGAAGATGCTGGCCACCATCGAGCACCAGCTGAACGAGCTGCTCGAGAACCTGGAGCGGGTGCCCCAGGTGAGGGTCGAGCAGGCCGAGAAAGCCAAGGAGAAGGAGCGCCATTTGAG ACTCCGGGAAGAGAAGCTAATGCTGCAGAAGCAACTGCAGGAGGAACGTGTACAGCGGGCCCGGGCCCGGGCCCAGGCCGAGGTCAAGAAGAAGGTGGGCGAGGTGGCCCTGGGGAGGCGCCGGGGCCCGGGAGGGGTGATGGCCTGCAGCCCCCCCGGCTCGCCCCCTTTTGCAGATGCTCTTGCTGAGGTCCTCGGGGGCAGATGGGCCAGCAGAGCGGGGTCAGGGTGGAGCAAGTTCTCCCGTTCCAGGCCCGCCGCCCCACCTGCCCCTCGGGACCTGCTTCCTCTGGgagccctcccagccctgcccggctGCGGGCCCTCCGCCCAGAGCGCTGGCGCCCACagctcagcccccaccccagggtCCCACCTATGTTTCAGCCAGACCACAGGCCAAGGTCATCATCCCTCAGTAAGGGCCCCCCAACAGCTGCGTCCTCCACCACAGCAAGTGGGCTGGAGTGGCCTCTGGCCTCCGGCCCCGGCGTCAGGATGCGTGGTCCCTAAAGCAGGCCTGAGCATCCACACGGCCCCAAGGACAAACGAGGACACTGCGGGGTCTCCCGTAATCCTCGCGGCAGGAGAGACGGGCCCTTCAGCCTGGCGTTTCCCCTGA